Proteins from a single region of Lysinibacillus sp. JNUCC-52:
- a CDS encoding amidohydrolase → MITVDLLIKNANIITLDAKSTRANVLASYEGKIVGLWSEDEFTRVKESLVLTKSINEVDLNGATLIPGFIDTHNHLLIYALNKSQVDCSPTYNKSITDILRKLTEFHNERADSGWILGFGYDDTMLTENRHPTREDLDKVSTDRPIFIRHISNHLAVANSKALEIAQLDASIKDPDGGHFGRDAFNNLNGVLYEPAAMDLVFNSIPTPSTEEVIELIRIASQDYLAQGITTNTDAGVGLTLGPIEYDIHIEALKEKAHPMRMRFMIMNDLLLEGGIFEEYDAHQLNQKIVKDSNGMAKLDSAKLFQDGSIQGLTGALRQPYYNDPNLYGDLIFPQHILNNYVLDFHNRGYRIATHGNGDRSIGSILEAYQYALDTSPQSDHRHRIEHVQTATPEDLKLMKDYNIAASFFINHVYYWGDRHKNIFLGPERAARMNPLKEADDLGLLYTLHSDCPITPISPLFSVWAAVNRITRDGHVLGEEQKIDVESALKSMTIYGAQLNFDEQDLGSIEIGKLADFAILDKDPTAVDPMTIKDIHILATIINGEFVYESKQLAFSK, encoded by the coding sequence ATGATTACAGTTGATTTACTTATTAAAAATGCAAATATTATTACGTTAGATGCCAAAAGTACTCGTGCTAATGTTTTAGCTTCTTACGAGGGAAAAATTGTAGGATTATGGTCTGAGGATGAGTTTACTAGAGTTAAAGAATCTTTAGTTTTGACTAAAAGCATTAACGAAGTAGATTTAAATGGGGCAACGTTAATTCCTGGTTTTATCGATACACATAACCATCTATTAATCTATGCGCTAAACAAGTCTCAAGTAGATTGTTCCCCGACGTATAATAAAAGCATTACAGATATATTACGTAAGTTAACGGAGTTCCATAACGAACGCGCTGATAGCGGTTGGATTTTAGGCTTTGGCTATGATGATACAATGCTTACTGAAAATAGACATCCTACTCGAGAAGACTTAGATAAAGTAAGTACAGATCGACCTATATTTATCCGCCATATTTCAAATCATCTTGCAGTTGCAAACTCAAAAGCACTAGAAATCGCGCAGTTAGATGCTTCTATTAAAGACCCAGATGGGGGACATTTTGGACGGGATGCATTCAATAATTTAAATGGCGTTTTATATGAGCCAGCTGCAATGGACTTAGTTTTCAATAGTATCCCTACTCCATCGACCGAAGAAGTAATTGAGTTAATTCGCATAGCTTCTCAAGATTATTTAGCACAAGGAATCACAACGAATACGGATGCAGGGGTTGGATTAACATTAGGTCCAATTGAGTACGATATCCATATTGAGGCATTGAAAGAAAAAGCACATCCAATGCGAATGCGATTCATGATAATGAATGATTTATTATTGGAGGGTGGTATTTTCGAGGAATATGATGCACATCAACTAAATCAAAAAATAGTAAAAGATTCTAACGGCATGGCCAAGTTAGATAGTGCAAAACTATTCCAAGATGGCTCCATTCAAGGACTTACTGGCGCTTTACGTCAACCATATTATAATGATCCAAATTTATATGGAGATCTTATTTTCCCACAACATATTTTGAACAATTACGTATTAGATTTCCATAATCGTGGCTATAGAATAGCAACACACGGAAATGGAGACCGTTCTATAGGCTCGATTTTAGAAGCGTATCAGTATGCACTTGATACTTCACCACAAAGCGATCATCGTCATCGAATTGAACATGTGCAAACTGCTACACCTGAAGATTTGAAATTAATGAAAGACTACAATATTGCTGCTTCATTTTTCATTAATCATGTTTATTACTGGGGCGATCGCCATAAAAACATCTTTTTAGGGCCTGAAAGAGCAGCGAGAATGAACCCATTAAAAGAAGCCGATGATTTAGGCTTATTATATACATTACATTCCGATTGTCCTATTACACCTATTTCCCCACTCTTTTCAGTATGGGCAGCAGTTAACCGTATAACGAGAGATGGGCATGTATTAGGAGAAGAACAAAAAATTGATGTTGAAAGTGCCTTAAAATCTATGACGATTTATGGTGCGCAATTGAACTTCGACGAACAGGATTTAGGTAGTATTGAAATAGGAAAATTAGCTGATTTCGCAATTTTAGATAAGGACCCTACAGCCGTTGATCCTATGACAATTAAAGACATTCATATTTTAGCTACGATTATTAATGGTGAATTTGTGTATGAAAGTAAACAATTAGCTTTTTCAAAGTGA
- a CDS encoding AEC family transporter, which yields MEYSIVFESILLIGFMILIGILLARITPINESTRKTYTLIIVNVAMPCIILSSIFKVEISPTILKNIGMVFILSIMICLIGIFLGWLLITIFDKESTMKPEVALLSGLGNTGFIGIPLCAAILGPKGALYAAIFDAGVDLVIWTVGVMLLQKTMKFSFSTLKSMINIPTIAIVCGLFFAFVNYRPPVIFITLTNQLAALASPLAMFYIGILIMSVNKSQFTVLKSKSIIPTLVKLLGLPIVVFIIISFITVDHIIAQTLLIQATMPALTLSSILFSKYNANDKLGAIVTVISTIFSLLSIPLLLLILVKLNYF from the coding sequence ATGGAGTATTCTATTGTCTTTGAATCAATACTATTAATAGGATTTATGATTTTAATAGGTATATTACTTGCTCGAATTACACCTATTAATGAAAGCACTCGTAAAACCTATACACTAATCATCGTGAACGTTGCGATGCCCTGTATTATTCTTTCAAGCATATTTAAGGTAGAGATTAGCCCTACTATTCTTAAAAATATTGGCATGGTATTTATATTATCTATAATGATTTGTCTAATTGGCATTTTTTTAGGATGGCTATTGATTACTATTTTTGATAAGGAAAGTACGATGAAACCTGAAGTTGCCCTTCTCTCTGGACTTGGCAATACAGGTTTTATCGGAATACCTTTATGTGCTGCAATTTTAGGTCCAAAAGGTGCTTTATATGCCGCAATTTTTGATGCAGGTGTGGACTTGGTCATCTGGACTGTTGGGGTTATGCTGTTGCAAAAAACGATGAAATTTTCATTTAGCACGTTAAAATCGATGATTAATATTCCTACGATTGCAATTGTATGTGGCTTATTCTTTGCTTTTGTTAATTATCGTCCTCCCGTTATTTTTATTACATTAACTAATCAATTAGCTGCACTGGCATCACCACTTGCTATGTTTTATATCGGGATACTAATTATGTCTGTAAATAAATCTCAATTTACAGTACTGAAAAGTAAATCGATTATTCCTACTTTAGTGAAACTTCTTGGTTTACCGATTGTAGTATTTATCATAATTAGTTTTATTACGGTCGATCATATCATTGCACAAACTTTACTAATTCAAGCAACGATGCCTGCTCTAACATTGTCATCTATTTTATTTAGTAAATATAATGCAAATGATAAATTAGGTGCTATTGTCACAGTTATTTCAACAATCTTTTCATTGTTATCGATACCGTTACTTCTATTAATATTGGTTAAATTAAATTACTTTTAG
- a CDS encoding sodium:solute symporter family protein, whose protein sequence is MAVAIFIGVLIFSLILAVLSKGKSKKDNVADYLVGGRSFNGFILFFLAIGEVYSIGTIIGFPGGIYAKGASYGIWFLGYILLAYPVGYFLSPLIWRAGKHYNAMTAPDLFKSHFSSRPLELLVACTCLLFLIPWGQLQFEGLIVALNALGFDFPPIIAVIIAGAIAYVYVAISGVKAPAVISILKDILLFAAIIIVGWAAFSKLDGVNNLFTTAKEHGASLSFGSTEQVTFSITTIIFQAVAFYCFPFIINVLFTSKSEGTIKRAQRFMPLYMLMYPFLIASAYFALVALPNIDNPNHAFIATSIELLPSWVVGLVAAGAALSGLLVLAVISLVVGGIFTRNIVTSIPENKQRKWSQVVVIVYLLISMLLTVSLPSLMLNLINTAYFGFGQILPGILSIIFWKRATAIGVGAGILTGTVIALSFQFAGISIFAINTGLIALCFNFPVLIIVSLLTSKNKQLLTPIVAVRMEK, encoded by the coding sequence ATGGCAGTTGCAATTTTCATAGGTGTTCTTATTTTTTCTCTAATTCTAGCAGTTCTTTCAAAAGGTAAATCGAAAAAAGACAACGTAGCAGATTATTTAGTTGGTGGAAGATCTTTTAACGGATTTATCTTATTCTTCCTTGCAATCGGTGAAGTGTATAGTATCGGAACAATTATTGGGTTTCCTGGAGGTATATACGCAAAAGGGGCTAGCTACGGAATTTGGTTTCTAGGATACATTCTTTTAGCCTATCCAGTAGGCTACTTCCTTTCACCTCTTATTTGGCGGGCTGGCAAACACTACAATGCGATGACCGCTCCTGATTTATTCAAAAGCCATTTTTCTAGCAGACCTTTAGAATTACTAGTGGCTTGTACTTGTTTACTATTCCTCATTCCTTGGGGACAGTTACAGTTTGAAGGGCTTATAGTTGCTTTAAATGCTTTAGGCTTCGATTTCCCACCTATTATTGCTGTAATCATTGCTGGGGCTATTGCATATGTGTATGTTGCGATTTCTGGAGTAAAAGCACCTGCTGTTATATCAATTTTAAAAGATATTCTTTTATTCGCAGCTATTATTATCGTAGGTTGGGCAGCCTTTTCAAAACTTGATGGTGTAAATAATCTATTTACTACTGCAAAAGAACACGGTGCTTCATTATCTTTTGGTTCGACAGAACAAGTTACGTTTTCAATAACGACAATTATTTTCCAAGCAGTAGCTTTCTATTGTTTCCCATTTATTATAAATGTATTGTTCACAAGTAAATCAGAAGGGACAATTAAGCGTGCTCAAAGGTTTATGCCACTGTATATGCTTATGTATCCATTCTTAATTGCTTCGGCATATTTTGCTCTAGTTGCTTTACCGAACATTGATAACCCTAACCATGCATTTATTGCAACTTCCATTGAATTATTACCTTCATGGGTAGTTGGATTAGTAGCTGCTGGGGCCGCACTATCAGGGCTACTCGTACTAGCCGTTATTTCTTTAGTAGTTGGTGGTATTTTTACTCGTAACATTGTGACAAGTATTCCAGAAAATAAACAACGTAAATGGTCACAAGTTGTTGTTATTGTTTATTTATTAATTTCAATGTTGTTAACTGTATCTCTTCCAAGTTTAATGCTAAATCTAATTAACACAGCTTACTTTGGCTTTGGTCAAATATTGCCTGGTATTCTTTCCATTATTTTTTGGAAAAGAGCTACTGCGATAGGGGTTGGTGCAGGTATTCTAACGGGTACGGTAATCGCATTATCCTTCCAATTTGCAGGTATTAGTATTTTTGCAATTAATACAGGACTGATTGCATTATGTTTCAACTTCCCTGTGTTGATTATTGTGAGTCTACTAACATCTAAAAACAAACAGTTGCTAACACCGATAGTAGCTGTACGCATGGAGAAATAG
- a CDS encoding DUF3311 domain-containing protein gives MSRKTILNVFIGLVIPVVCIPGGLIYFRYSEHFILGFPILYFWMFLWFILTSICISCSWFFFDKKNYD, from the coding sequence ATGTCCCGCAAAACAATTTTGAATGTCTTTATTGGTCTTGTTATACCAGTTGTTTGTATACCTGGTGGGTTAATTTATTTTCGTTACTCCGAACATTTTATTTTAGGTTTTCCTATTCTTTATTTTTGGATGTTCTTATGGTTCATTCTGACATCTATTTGTATTTCTTGTTCTTGGTTTTTCTTCGATAAAAAAAATTATGATTAA